One Castanea sativa cultivar Marrone di Chiusa Pesio chromosome 4, ASM4071231v1 DNA window includes the following coding sequences:
- the LOC142632614 gene encoding uncharacterized protein LOC142632614 has protein sequence MEKPMQDGKTTKWVLNLSKFDIKYVTQKSVKGRAIADHLAHYSPGEAKEIQGDFSDENIMGIEVELWKMYFDGATNQSGSGIGVLLISSKGTHIPFSGRLNFTATNNATEYEAYIMGLRASLGLGVKELEASKFSKIQYQYVPRIQNQIADALATMASMMDGPKEDEARPIVVEQKEDPTYCMSIEEGEEKNGEDEWYSDILKYLKDGTYPKSADKNDQLTIRWLSTNYIICGERLYRRSYDGIHLLCVTAKEAQQIIKEVHESSYRPLMNTHMLSQKIMRQGYY, from the exons ATGGAGAAGCCTATGCAAGATGGGAAGACAACTAAATGGGTTTTGAATCTATCgaaatttgatattaaatatgtaaCTCAGAAGTCTGTAAAGGGGAGGGCAATTGCTGATCACTTAGCCCACTATTCACCTGGGGAAGCTAAAGAAATCCAAGGGGACTTTTCAGATGAGAATATCATGGGAATCGAGGTAGAATtatggaagatgtattttgatggagcaACTAATCAAAGTGGAAGTGGCATTGGAGTtctcttaatttcttcaaaagGGACACACATCCCATTTTCTGGTAGGCTCAACTTTACTGCCACTAATAATGCCACTGAATATGAAGCCTACATTATGGGGTTACGAGCATCCCTAGGTCTTGGAGTCAAAGAGTTGGAA GCCTCGAAATTCAGCAAGATTCAGTACCAATATGTGCCAAGAATACAGAATCAGATTGCAGATGCTTTAGCAACAATGGCATCTATGATGGATGGACCTAAGGAGGATGAAGCTAGACCAATAGTGGTGGAACAAAAAGAAGATCCAACTTATTGCATGTCAATAGAAGAAGGTGAGGAAAAGAATGGAGAAGATGAATGGTATTCAGACATTCTAAAGTACCTCAAAGATGGGACATACCCAAAGTCTGCAGACAAGAATGACCAATTGACCATCAGATGGTTGTccactaattatattatttgtggtGAGAGGCTTTATAgaagatcatatgatggaaTTCATCTTCTTTGCGTGACTGCTAAGGAAGCacaacaaataattaaggaGGTTCATGAGTCGAGTTATAGGCCACTTATGAATACACATATGCTATCACAGAAGATAATGAGACAAGGTTATTACTGA